From the genome of Perca flavescens isolate YP-PL-M2 chromosome 1, PFLA_1.0, whole genome shotgun sequence, one region includes:
- the LOC114555684 gene encoding uncharacterized protein LOC114555684: MRTRGNHVFGKNKIGQTRKRSGIWMHFSNKGNDKAECNICRSNLSYKSGSTNNLHRHLKSHHPRAQVAKDVRRQRSSDNDDQDNPASVEVALEDSDTYTTVNDADINSAINGILEDVKGSLAEPITHKEASDDRSVKCRQKKRSLVWRHYEYLDSLAAARCRICMKKLQCHKGSSTSNLHRHLSKRHPGVFSQLVAVKQHPPPPHSSQGSNAKGDTSTPPETVGVPEKQRQFSVEVALEDSDTYTTVNDADINSAINSILEAAQGSLAEQITHEEASDDRSVKRRRNKHSLVWRHYEYLDSLAAARCRICMKKLQCHKGSSTGNLHRHLSKRHPGVFSQLVADKQHPPPPHSSQGSNANVEVALEDSDTYTTVNDADNSSASNGILEDVKGSLAEQTTHKEASDDRSVKCRQKKRSLVWRHYEYLDSLAAARCRICMKKLQCFKGSSTSNLHRHLSKRHPGVFSQLVAVKQHPPPPHSSQGSNVKGDTSTPPETVGAPEKQRQFSGKMNVSRTSEGEKRVLRRERELIEALRRVQKEEARALEHQRELLENLRAVNAREAAAERQQIESLRKAQLEEAKDLSRQREEVQKEKTELQKKWEELQQEREERDLLLSREQQAS, translated from the exons ATGAGAACAAGAGGTAACCATGTGTTTGGGAAAAACAAAATAGGCCAAACTCGAAAACGCAGCGGCATTTGGATGCACTTCAGCAATAAAGGCAACGATAAAGCGGAGTGTAATATTTGCAGATCAAATTTATCATATAAATCCGGGTCAACAAACAATCTTCACCGCCACTTAAAATCACATCATCCAAGGGCGCAAGTGGCCAAGGATGTGAGACGACAACGAAGTTCTGATAACGATGACCAAGATAACCCTGCATCAG TGGAGGTGGCTCTGGAGGACTCTGACACCTATACCACGGTGAATGATGCTGATATTAACTCTGCCATTAATGGCATCCTGGAAGATGTAAAAGGAAGTCTAGCAGAACCAATAACACACAAAGAGGCGAGTGATGACCGCTCTGTGAAATGTAGACAGAAAAAACGCAGCTTGGTTTGGAGGCACTACGAGTACCTGGACAGTTTGGCTGCTGCTCGTTGCCGCATTTGCATGAAGAAGTTACAGTGCCATAAAGGCAGCAGCACCAGCAACCTGCATCGCCACTTGTCAAAGAGACACCCAGGGGTCTTTTCTCAGCTGGTAGCAGTCAAGCAGCACCCACCACCACCCCACTCATCACAGGGCTCAAATGCTAAAGGTGACACATCGACCCCACCAGAAACTGTTGGGGTGCCAGAGAAGCAGAGACAGTTTTCAG TGGAGGTGGCTCTGGAGGACTCTGACACCTATACCACGGTGAATGATGCAGATATTAATTCTGCCATTAATAGCATCCTGGAAGCTGCACAAGGAAGTCTAGCAGAACAAATAACACATGAAGAGGCGAGTGATGACCGCTCTGTGAAACGTAGACGGAATAAACACAGCTTGGTTTGGAGGCACTACGAGTACCTGGACAGTTTGGCTGCTGCTCGTTGCCGCATTTGCATGAAGAAGTTACAGTGCCATAAAGGCAGCAGCACCGGCAACCTGCATCGCCACTTGTCAAAGAGACACCCAGGGGTCTTTTCTCAGCTGGTAGCAGACAAGCAGCACCCACCACCACCCCACTCATCACAGGGCTCAAATGCTAACG TGGAGGTGGCTCTGGAGGACTCTGACACCTATACCACGGTGAATGATGCTGATAATAGTTCTGCCAGTAATGGCATCCTGGAAGATGTAAAAGGAAGTCTAGCagaacaaacaacacacaaagaGGCGAGTGATGACCGCTCTGTGAAATGTAGACAGAAAAAACGCAGCTTGGTTTGGAGGCACTACGAGTACCTGGACAGTTTGGCTGCTGCTCGTTGCCGCATTTGCATGAAGAAGTTACAGTGCTTTAAAGGTAGCAGCACCAGCAACCTGCATCGCCACTTGTCAAAGAGACACCCAGGGGTCTTTTCTCAGCTGGTAGCAGTCAAGCAGCACCCACCACCACCCCACTCATCACAGGGCTCAAATGTTAAAGGTGACACATCGACCCCACCAGAAACTGTTGGGGCGCCAGAGAAGCAGAGACAGTTTTCAG gcaaaatgaACGTTTCAAGAACTTCTGAAGGAGAAAAGCGTGTGTTAAGGAGAGAGCGGGAGCTGATAGAAGCTCTGAGGAGAGTGCAGAAGGAGGAAGCTCGGGCTCTGGAGCATCAGAGGGAGCTGCTTGAGAATCTGCGTGCAGTGAATGCCAGGGAGGCAGCTGCAGAGAGGCAGCAGATTGAGTCACTGAGGAAAGCACAGCTAGAGGAAGCCAAAGACTTGAgtagacagagagaagaggtaCAGAAGGAAAAGACAGAGCTGCAGAAGAAATGGGAAGAGCTTCAGCAGGAAAGAGAAGAACGTGACTTGTTATTGTCCAGAGAACAGCAAGCCTCCTGA
- the gfod2 gene encoding glucose-fructose oxidoreductase domain-containing protein 2 yields MLPGVGVFGTGSTARVLVPLLKAEGFEVHALWGRSEEEACCLAKEHGIPFHTSRSDDVLLHQDVDLVCIYIPPSMTRQIAVKALGIGKNVVCEKAATAVDSFKMVTAARYYPQLLSIMGNTLRFLPAFVAMRQLLMEGYVGEMQVCDVRVYGPSLLDQSYGWTCEELMGGGGLHTAGSSIIDLLSYLTGARAHRVHGLLRTFVQQNGLIRGIRRVTSDDFCFFQMLMGGTGSSSGGVCCTVTLNFNMPGSFVHEVMVVGSTGRLVARGTELYGQRNGSKGEELLLSDSGSAGPEVKEMPLPHLRGLSSMVKALRQSFQAHEERRSWARGSVAMAPTFEDGLYVQTVVEAVKRSSCSGEWECVEIMSQEPDPNHNLCEALQRNKN; encoded by the exons ATGTTGCCAGGAGTCGGTGTATTTGGCACGGGTAGCACAGCCAGAGTGCTGGTCCCGTTGTTGAAAGCTGAAGGCTTTGAGGTTCATGCACTCTGGGGGCGAAGCGAAGAGGAAGCATGCTGCTTAGCAAAGGAGCATGGCATCCCATTTCACACCAGCCGATCTGATGACGTCCTGCTGCACCAAGATGTCGACCTGGTTTGCATCTATATTCCACCCTCAATGACAAGGCAAATTGCTGTCAAAGCACTGG GTATAGGTAAGAATGTTGTGTGTGAGAAGGCTGCAACAGCTGTGGATTCATTCAAGATGGTGACTGCTGCCAGATACTACCCACAGCTGCTCAGCATTATGGGTAATACCCTGCGCTTCCTGCCAGCTTTTGTGGCAATGCGCCAGCTGCTGATGGAGGGATATGTTGGCGAAATGCAGGTGTGTGATGTCAGAGTCTATGGCCCCAGCCTCCTGGATCAGTCGTACGGCTGGACATGTGAGGAGTTGATGGGAGGAGGCGGTCTGCACACTGCCGGATCGTCCATCATTGACCTTTTAAGTTACCTAACCGGGGCAAGAGCCCATCGTGTTCATGGCTTGCTGCGGACTTTTGTACAACAAAATGGTTTGATCCGAGGCATTCGCCGCGTCACCAGCGATGATTTTTGCTTCTTCCAAATGTTGATGGGTGGTACCGGCTCTAGCTCTGGTGGTGTGTGTTGCACTGTGACCCTGAATTTCAACATGCCAGGGTCATTTGTGCACGAGGTTATGGTAGTTGGATCCACTGGAAGACTGGTTGCCAGGGGAACAGAGCTGTATGGTCAACGCAATGGGAGTAAAGGTGAGGAGCTGTTGCTAAGCGACAGTGGGTCGGCAGGACCAGAGGTAAAAGAGATGCCCCTGCCTCACCTGCGGGGGCTGAGCTCCATGGTAAAGGCACTGAGACAGTCTTTTCAGGCTCACGAGGAGCGCAGGTCATGGGCGCGAGGATCGGTTGCCATGGCACCAACATTTGAGGATGGTCTGTATGTGCAGACGGTGGTTGAGGCGGTGAAACGGTCCAGCTGTAGTGGTGAATGGGAGTGTGTTGAGATCATGAGTCAGGAGCCAGATCCAAATCACAACCTGTGTGAGGCTCTGCAGAGAAATAAGAACTGA
- the thap11 gene encoding THAP domain-containing protein 11: MPGFTCCVPGCYNNSHRDRDLRFYTFPKDTTLRELWLRNISRAGVSGCFSTFQPTTGHRVCSVHFPGGRKTYSIRVPSLFPLRGVNERRSRRGRGRKVSAAVTAPAAAATSGIVVTSVLGNTAEGAEGNAGGEASDDSITVVQIGHNGEYLGTARLPAQSEGTCYTAAVVSGELVADDSSVETASTVHQPPVQYVSVTSSPLDHAYSLTTGTTSAELLRKLNEQRDIIALMEVKMKEMKATIRQLRVTEAKLQEEVRERDRLLYGNSVALSVRKKI, encoded by the coding sequence ATGCCTGGGTTCACCTGCTGTGTCCCTGGCTGCTACAACAACTCGCATCGGGACCGGGACCTTCGATTCTACACGTTTCCTAAAGACACCACGCTGAGGGAGCTGTGGCTGAGGAACATCTCCCGGGCCGGGGTCAGCGGCTGCTTCAGCACCTTTCAGCCCACAACAGGACACCGAGTCTGCAGCGTGCATTTCCCCGGCGGGAGAAAGACATACAGCATCAGAGTACCGTCCCTCTTTCCTCTGCGGGGCGTCAATGAGCGCAGGAGTCGGCGGGGCAGAGGGAGGAAAGTGTCCGCGGCGGTTACTGCCCCCGCCGCTGCTGCAACCTCCGGGATTGTCGTCACCAGTGTGCTGGGTAATACGGCAGAAGGAGCCGAGGGCAACGCAGGCGGCGAGGCGAGCGATGACAGCATCACCGTGGTTCAGATAGGCCACAACGGGGAGTACCTGGGCACGGCGCGGCTGCCAGCCCAGTCAGAGGGGACTTGTTACACCGCCGCCGTTGTATCCGGCGAGCTAGTTGCCGACGACTCATCGGTCGAAACCGCGTCCACTGTGCACCAGCCGCCTGTGCAGTACGTCAGTGTGACCAGCAGCCCGCTGGACCACGCGTACTCGCTGACCACCGGCACCACGTCTGCCGAGCTGCTGCGGAAACTAAACGAGCAGCGGGACATCATCGCACTGATGGAGGTGAAGATGAAGGAGATGAAGGCGACCATCCGCCAGCTGCGGGTGACCGAGGCCAAGCTGCAGGAGGAGGTGCGGGAGCGGGACCGGCTACTGTACGGAAACTCGGTAGCTTTAAGCGTCCGGAAGAAAATCTGA
- the nrn1lb gene encoding neuritin 1-like b encodes MVEDVCLPTLTYCVRFVKKSSLAPMCFGAAISVSCDSIYKSFAQCLLTLGDSLVETQKDQSTQDIDAICRSWNAFHVCANSALASCPGDAAAVWESLRQESRKTQFSGNLYDMCASRTTLPPSTVPAPQSPPTSDQTNQETLKGQTNKHSPTFSTLMFPVCSTLLLLLRS; translated from the exons ATGGTGGAGGACGTATGCTTGCCCACTCTGACATATTGTGTGCGATTTGTTAAAAAGTCCA GCCTGGCCCCTATGTGTTTCGGAGCTGCAATATCTGTTTCATGTGATTCCATCTACAAGAGTTTTGCTCAGTGTTTACTCACACTTGGAGACAGTTTGGTGGAAACACAAAAGGACCAGAGCACACAGGACATTGATGCaatctgcag GTCCTGGAATGCTTTCCATGTTTGTGCCAACTCAGCCTTGGCCAGCTGCCCTGGAGACGCAGCAGCCGTCTGGGAGTCTTTAAGACAAGAATCCAGGAAGACGCAGTTCTCTGGAAACCTCTACGACATGTGTGCCAGCCGCACCACCCTCCCACCCAGCACTGTGCCTGCACCCCAGAGCCCTCCCACCTCCGACCAGACCAACCAGGAAACACTGAAAGGGCAAACAAACAAGCACAGCCCCACCTTCAGCACACTGATGTTCCCTGTATGCAGCACCTTACTACTGCTGCTCAGGAGTTAG